One part of the Paenibacillus silvisoli genome encodes these proteins:
- a CDS encoding MerR family transcriptional regulator → MLGALYTIKEVSDLTGLSTQLIRKWEKRYGAVNPRRLPNGYRGYTVQDIEMIRWLKRRVDDGKPIGMAAMELNSRLRPGSHASIAERTIGGEIDWQGPIGMLLHYLEQADLCGAEKVYQQLEALHSMELLLAQVIKPALLELGERFERGEINESQENVGSQFIRDKWQANSIYEHK, encoded by the coding sequence ATGCTCGGCGCGCTTTACACGATCAAAGAAGTCTCCGATCTGACGGGTCTGTCCACGCAGTTGATCAGAAAGTGGGAGAAGAGATACGGGGCGGTAAATCCGCGGCGTTTGCCCAACGGCTATCGCGGATATACCGTTCAAGATATCGAAATGATACGATGGCTGAAGCGGCGCGTCGATGATGGCAAACCGATAGGAATGGCGGCAATGGAACTGAATAGCAGGCTTCGTCCAGGCAGTCATGCGAGCATCGCGGAACGAACCATCGGCGGCGAGATCGACTGGCAAGGGCCGATCGGGATGCTGCTTCATTATTTGGAGCAAGCCGATCTGTGCGGCGCGGAGAAGGTGTACCAGCAGTTAGAAGCGCTGCACTCGATGGAGCTTCTGCTTGCGCAAGTGATCAAGCCTGCGCTGCTTGAGCTTGGCGAACGGTTCGAGCGGGGCGAAATAAACGAATCCCAGGAAAATGTCGGGAGTCAATTCATTCGCGACAAGTGGCAGGCGAACAGCATTTACGAGCATAAGTAA
- a CDS encoding PHP domain-containing protein, with protein MDLTNANLSQRADLHTHTTASDGMQRPADNVAMAKARGLAALAITDHDTVDGIAEALEAGERLGITVVPGVEISTVANGRDIHILGYYINWNSVAWQTKLKSLAGTRDQRNVMILERLRELGLPVTMEEVLEAARAQGKDSGSLGRPHIAAVLIAKGFVGSMQEAFDRYLGEGGSAYANPPRLHPFEALAWIKEAGGTSVIAHPGLYGSDELVEEIIARGAEGIEAHHPDHSPEDEARYLRMAERHGLIVTGGSDFHGERHGVVFHGELGSKTAPVGVLQQLNPSRR; from the coding sequence ATGGATCTAACGAATGCGAATCTAAGCCAAAGAGCGGACTTGCATACCCACACGACCGCTTCCGACGGCATGCAGCGGCCGGCGGATAACGTAGCCATGGCAAAGGCGCGCGGTTTAGCCGCGCTTGCCATTACCGACCACGATACGGTCGATGGCATTGCCGAAGCGCTGGAAGCTGGCGAACGGCTCGGCATCACCGTCGTACCGGGCGTAGAAATCAGTACTGTGGCAAATGGACGCGACATACATATATTGGGATATTACATTAACTGGAATAGTGTTGCGTGGCAAACGAAATTAAAATCGTTGGCCGGCACGCGAGACCAGCGAAATGTAATGATTCTCGAGCGATTGCGCGAGCTCGGACTTCCGGTCACCATGGAAGAGGTGCTCGAAGCGGCGCGCGCGCAGGGCAAGGACAGCGGCTCGCTCGGCCGCCCGCACATCGCGGCAGTATTGATTGCGAAAGGTTTTGTCGGCTCGATGCAGGAGGCATTCGACCGTTACTTGGGCGAAGGCGGGTCTGCTTACGCCAATCCGCCAAGGCTGCATCCGTTCGAGGCGCTGGCTTGGATAAAAGAAGCAGGCGGAACGAGCGTTATCGCGCATCCCGGCCTCTACGGCAGCGATGAGCTGGTTGAAGAGATTATCGCTCGCGGGGCGGAAGGGATCGAGGCGCACCATCCGGATCATTCTCCGGAGGACGAGGCGCGGTATCTTCGGATGGCGGAACGGCACGGGCTGATCGTGACGGGAGGTTCCGATTTTCACGGTGAACGTCATGGCGTAGTGTTCCATGGCGAATTGGGGAGCAAAACCGCTCCAGTAGGAGTGCTGCAGCAGTTAAATCCTTCTCGGAGGTAG
- a CDS encoding selenium metabolism-associated LysR family transcriptional regulator gives MALNFHQLHIFYTVAERGSFSAAAQALHMTQPAVTMQVQSLEDYFGTKLLQRSTKRIELTEAGRALMPYAQRSIELIRDTDQQMSKFTKQLKGRLQLGASLTIGEYILPRLLGPFGQEYPHISISMKVMNTAQIMEEIVNHQLNFGLIEAPVNHPDMHMEAVMSDELQLIVGKDHPLAGAEIVELEEVMNYPFVLREQGSGTRLVMEEQLKRRNIDLNSMKIFMELGSTGAVKSAVEAGLGVSFVSFSSVKHEIALGLIKTIPIRDVQFKRQFYSIFLKSALLPISAVTFLSFLRERDLRQWI, from the coding sequence ATGGCGCTTAATTTTCATCAGCTCCATATCTTTTACACCGTTGCGGAGCGGGGGAGCTTCTCGGCCGCGGCGCAGGCGCTCCATATGACGCAGCCTGCCGTTACGATGCAAGTGCAGTCTCTGGAGGATTACTTCGGAACGAAGCTGCTCCAGCGATCGACGAAGCGGATCGAATTGACGGAGGCCGGGCGCGCGCTGATGCCTTACGCGCAGCGGAGCATCGAATTGATACGCGATACGGATCAGCAAATGTCCAAATTTACGAAGCAGCTGAAGGGACGGCTGCAGCTTGGCGCCAGCTTGACGATCGGTGAATATATTTTGCCGCGCCTGCTCGGTCCGTTCGGACAAGAATACCCGCATATCTCGATCAGCATGAAAGTGATGAACACGGCGCAGATCATGGAGGAAATCGTTAATCACCAGCTGAACTTCGGCTTGATCGAAGCGCCCGTCAATCATCCGGACATGCATATGGAAGCGGTCATGAGCGACGAGCTGCAGCTTATTGTCGGCAAGGACCATCCGCTGGCCGGCGCGGAAATCGTGGAACTGGAAGAAGTCATGAACTATCCGTTCGTTCTTCGGGAGCAAGGCTCCGGTACGCGGCTTGTGATGGAAGAGCAGCTGAAAAGGCGGAATATCGACCTGAACAGCATGAAAATCTTCATGGAGCTCGGAAGCACGGGTGCGGTGAAATCGGCCGTCGAAGCGGGGCTCGGCGTTTCGTTCGTATCCTTCTCGTCCGTGAAGCATGAAATCGCGCTGGGGCTGATCAAGACGATTCCGATCCGGGATGTGCAGTTCAAGCGCCAGTTTTATTCGATTTTCTTGAAATCGGCGCTGCTGCCCATTTCCGCGGTGACGTTTCTGAGCTTCTTGAGAGAGAGGGATTTACGCCAATGGATCTAA
- a CDS encoding YlbG family protein: MFSERVGYIVWVSDLKAARSLEKYGTVHYMSRKMHYVVMYMNADRSEEVVRNMGRLPFVKRIERSYRNEIKTEYTQGVPDKTRFYSL; the protein is encoded by the coding sequence ATGTTTTCGGAACGCGTCGGTTATATTGTCTGGGTAAGCGATCTCAAAGCTGCCCGTTCGCTGGAAAAATACGGCACAGTGCACTACATGTCCCGTAAAATGCATTATGTCGTGATGTATATGAATGCCGACCGCTCCGAGGAGGTCGTCCGCAACATGGGGCGCCTGCCGTTCGTCAAGCGGATCGAGCGTTCGTACCGCAACGAAATCAAGACGGAATACACGCAAGGCGTGCCTGATAAGACACGCTTCTATAGCCTGTAG
- a CDS encoding YlbF family regulator, which produces MQTMPLSDPAELEMTSHSSLDMGQMLLSAYEIGDMVNQSAEVAEYAYWKSVVDQDEQVHQLVKQFAKAKEQFADCERFGRFHPDFHAAKDKVEAIERQLGEIESVSRFKAAEQQVDDLLHDIAKQIAGSVSETIKVPSNDPLPKGGGCGSGGSCSCGSGGCG; this is translated from the coding sequence ATGCAAACCATGCCATTATCAGACCCTGCAGAGCTTGAAATGACGAGTCATTCCTCGCTTGATATGGGGCAAATGCTTTTAAGCGCCTATGAAATTGGCGATATGGTCAACCAATCGGCCGAAGTGGCCGAATACGCATATTGGAAATCGGTTGTCGATCAGGACGAGCAGGTGCATCAGCTCGTCAAACAATTTGCCAAAGCGAAGGAGCAGTTCGCCGATTGCGAACGGTTCGGACGCTTTCATCCCGACTTCCACGCGGCGAAAGACAAAGTGGAAGCGATTGAACGGCAATTGGGCGAGATCGAGAGCGTTAGCCGGTTTAAGGCTGCGGAGCAGCAGGTCGATGATTTGCTGCACGACATTGCCAAACAAATCGCGGGCTCGGTGTCGGAGACGATCAAGGTGCCGAGCAACGATCCGCTGCCGAAGGGCGGCGGCTGCGGAAGCGGCGGCTCCTGCAGCTGCGGAAGCGGAGGGTGCGGGTAA
- a CDS encoding DNA repair helicase XPB — MFKRENRPLCVQADFTVLLDERHQDAEAAREQLCRFADLVKRPGHLHTYRISPMSLWHAASLGMTPQDMLRVLAAYSCYEIPLPVSSGIRKLADRYGKLMLQQTEDGRLLLLGEEELLATLGANKTIGGFLHPAEAPQSEKRSVRPEARGLLKQELIRMGYPVLDLAGYRHGEALDVEMREKSVSGRQFQLRDYQERAVNLFYREGQADGGSGVLVLPCGAGKTIIGLAALARLRCDTLILTSNVTSVHQWKAELLDKTTLSEEQIGTYASSAKEVRPVTIATYQILTNRRQKGDEYGNMRIFGQRNWGLIIYDEVHLLPAPVFRMTADLQATRRLGLTATLVREDGREEDVFSLIGPKRFDLPWKTLESRSWIASLSCTEIRLPLAHEELESYVAAEEKSKVRIAGENSAKIGVVRRLLQVHEGKPALVIGQYLTQLHRLAEELGAPVLTGELPHDERARLYDDFKAGRIPVLVVSKVANFAVDLPDAAVAIQVSGSYGSRQEEAQRIGRILRPKSGDNQAWFYTLVSQGTRETDYASRRQLFLLEQGYQYELREWSEMEASLLEEDADGLREAVQ; from the coding sequence ATGTTTAAACGCGAAAATCGGCCGCTCTGCGTGCAGGCGGATTTTACGGTGCTTCTTGATGAACGCCATCAGGATGCGGAAGCGGCGCGTGAGCAGCTGTGCCGGTTTGCCGATCTCGTGAAGAGGCCTGGCCATCTGCATACATACCGGATATCGCCGATGTCGCTTTGGCATGCGGCATCGCTTGGCATGACGCCTCAGGATATGCTGCGCGTGCTGGCGGCTTACAGCTGCTACGAAATTCCGCTGCCGGTGTCAAGCGGCATCCGCAAGCTGGCGGACCGCTACGGCAAGCTCATGCTCCAGCAAACCGAGGACGGCAGGCTGCTGCTGCTGGGCGAAGAAGAGCTGCTCGCCACGCTGGGCGCGAATAAGACGATCGGCGGGTTTCTGCATCCTGCCGAGGCTCCGCAGAGCGAGAAGCGATCCGTGCGGCCCGAAGCGCGAGGCCTGCTGAAGCAAGAGCTGATCCGCATGGGCTATCCGGTGCTGGATTTGGCCGGATACCGGCACGGCGAGGCGCTGGACGTCGAGATGAGAGAGAAGAGCGTGAGCGGCAGGCAGTTTCAGCTGCGCGACTATCAAGAACGCGCGGTAAATTTGTTCTATCGCGAAGGCCAGGCGGATGGCGGTAGCGGCGTACTCGTGCTGCCTTGCGGCGCCGGCAAAACGATCATCGGACTCGCGGCGCTGGCTAGACTGCGCTGCGATACGTTGATTTTGACGTCGAACGTTACGTCGGTCCATCAATGGAAGGCGGAGCTGCTGGATAAAACGACGTTATCCGAAGAGCAGATCGGTACGTACGCGTCTTCCGCGAAAGAAGTCCGTCCGGTCACGATCGCGACGTATCAGATCTTGACGAACCGTCGGCAGAAAGGGGACGAATACGGCAATATGCGCATATTCGGCCAACGGAACTGGGGGCTGATCATCTATGACGAGGTTCATTTGCTCCCGGCGCCGGTGTTTCGGATGACGGCCGATTTGCAGGCGACAAGACGGCTCGGTTTGACCGCAACGCTCGTCCGCGAGGACGGACGCGAGGAGGACGTGTTCTCCCTGATCGGTCCGAAGCGATTCGATCTGCCATGGAAGACGCTGGAGTCGAGAAGCTGGATCGCCTCGCTTTCCTGCACCGAAATCCGGCTGCCGCTCGCGCACGAGGAGCTGGAAAGCTATGTGGCGGCTGAAGAGAAGTCGAAGGTGCGGATCGCAGGCGAAAATTCGGCCAAAATCGGCGTCGTGCGCCGCTTGCTGCAAGTGCATGAAGGGAAACCGGCGCTTGTCATCGGCCAGTATTTGACCCAGCTGCACCGACTCGCCGAAGAGCTGGGTGCTCCCGTACTGACGGGCGAGCTGCCGCATGACGAGCGGGCTCGCTTGTACGACGATTTCAAAGCCGGGCGGATTCCGGTGCTTGTCGTCTCGAAGGTGGCGAATTTCGCGGTCGACTTGCCGGATGCCGCAGTGGCTATCCAAGTGTCCGGCAGCTACGGCTCTCGTCAAGAGGAAGCGCAGCGGATCGGCCGCATTTTGCGTCCCAAATCCGGCGATAACCAGGCCTGGTTCTATACGCTGGTGTCCCAAGGAACGCGGGAGACGGATTATGCGAGCAGGCGGCAACTTTTTCTGCTTGAGCAGGGCTACCAGTATGAGCTGAGGGAATGGTCCGAGATGGAGGCGTCCCTGTTGGAAGAGGATGCGGACGGCCTGAGGGAGGCGGTCCAGTGA
- a CDS encoding CBS domain-containing protein → MTRQVKDIMSTDCVTATLLDNVYELAVLMKEHNIGFVPIVDGKKLIGIVTDRDLVVRGYAEKHSGSTAVSEVITTDIVTIEGSTSVDEAAQTMAAHQIRRLPVVENGNLVGIVAIGDMAVREIFVNEAGDALSSISQQTASGDQQSMVH, encoded by the coding sequence GTGACGCGACAAGTGAAGGATATTATGTCAACCGACTGTGTAACGGCAACGCTGCTGGATAACGTATACGAGCTGGCGGTATTGATGAAGGAGCATAACATCGGGTTCGTGCCGATTGTAGACGGGAAGAAACTGATCGGAATCGTGACGGACCGCGACTTAGTCGTTCGCGGTTACGCGGAGAAGCATTCCGGATCGACGGCGGTGTCGGAAGTGATCACGACCGATATCGTGACGATTGAAGGCAGCACGTCAGTCGATGAGGCAGCCCAGACGATGGCGGCTCATCAAATTCGGCGTCTACCGGTTGTGGAGAACGGAAATCTGGTCGGCATCGTCGCGATCGGCGACATGGCGGTCAGAGAAATTTTCGTGAATGAAGCGGGAGATGCGCTGAGCAGCATTTCGCAGCAGACGGCAAGCGGCGATCAGCAATCGATGGTTCACTAA
- a CDS encoding M20 family metallopeptidase, which yields MKVTSKMEAQLQTVYPNMVQWRRYMHQHPELSFHEKETSRWITERLEEMGCEVKTGIGGGYGLIATIRGEKPGPVIALRTDFDALPIQDEKTTEYASKVPGVMHACGHDAHTSTMLAIAGFYTENKAHFAGERRLLFQPAEEVCPGGALGMIAGGALDGVDAIYGVHLWSPLPYGTAATRPGPFMAAPDEIYIDVQGKGGHGGLPHETVDAVVVGSAIVQAIQSIVSRNVNPLDPAVVSIGSIHAGSTANVIAERCKMTGTVRSFTEEVRSFIKDRLNAIVTQTAALYGATATLEYRDGYPPVVNDAKEAARFFKVAPEEFGTEGAQQSTLIMAGEDFSYYLRQVPGCFMFVGAGNEACGAVYPHHHPRFDLDERAMLKAAKLMIAMAEDYAEEAAEASSEEASHS from the coding sequence GTGAAGGTAACAAGCAAGATGGAAGCACAGCTGCAAACTGTCTATCCGAATATGGTGCAGTGGCGCCGATATATGCATCAGCATCCGGAGTTGTCTTTCCACGAGAAAGAAACGTCGCGCTGGATAACCGAGCGGCTGGAGGAAATGGGCTGCGAAGTGAAGACGGGGATCGGCGGAGGCTATGGCTTGATCGCGACGATCCGCGGCGAGAAGCCCGGTCCGGTCATCGCGCTGCGCACTGATTTCGATGCACTGCCGATTCAAGACGAGAAAACGACGGAATATGCTTCGAAGGTGCCGGGCGTCATGCATGCCTGCGGCCATGATGCACATACATCGACGATGCTTGCCATCGCAGGCTTTTATACCGAAAATAAAGCGCATTTTGCGGGCGAGCGGAGACTGCTGTTCCAGCCTGCGGAGGAAGTGTGCCCTGGCGGCGCGCTCGGCATGATCGCTGGCGGCGCGCTGGATGGCGTAGACGCGATCTACGGCGTTCATCTCTGGTCACCGCTGCCCTATGGGACGGCGGCAACGAGACCGGGGCCGTTCATGGCTGCGCCGGATGAAATTTATATCGACGTTCAAGGCAAAGGCGGACACGGCGGGTTGCCGCATGAAACGGTCGACGCCGTTGTGGTCGGCTCGGCCATCGTGCAGGCGATTCAATCGATCGTCAGCCGGAATGTGAATCCGCTGGATCCCGCAGTCGTGTCGATCGGCTCGATCCATGCCGGATCGACGGCTAACGTCATCGCGGAGCGCTGCAAAATGACCGGAACCGTTCGCTCCTTCACGGAGGAGGTTCGAAGCTTTATCAAGGACCGATTGAATGCGATCGTGACGCAAACGGCTGCCTTATATGGCGCAACGGCAACGCTGGAGTACCGCGACGGCTATCCTCCGGTTGTAAACGATGCCAAGGAAGCGGCGAGATTTTTCAAAGTGGCGCCGGAGGAATTCGGGACGGAAGGCGCGCAGCAATCGACGCTCATTATGGCCGGAGAAGATTTCTCGTACTACTTGCGGCAAGTGCCCGGCTGCTTTATGTTCGTAGGCGCAGGCAACGAAGCATGCGGCGCCGTATATCCGCATCACCATCCGCGGTTTGATCTCGACGAACGCGCTATGCTGAAGGCGGCGAAGCTTATGATCGCGATGGCGGAAGATTACGCCGAGGAAGCGGCGGAAGCGTCGTCAGAAGAAGCGTCGCATTCATAA